The nucleotide sequence GCGGTTGTCTACGCAGTCATGCTGGAAACCGGCTTCAACAGAACCGATTTCGGAAAGGGCATTCTTGGGGCTTGCTTCATAAATGATCTTGGGACGGTTATTGCCCTCGGTTTATTGTTTGCGCCATTCACATACAAGACGGTCATATTTATTGCCGTGACCGCTTTTATTTTGGCGATTCTGCCGTTTACCAGCCGTTTTTTGACCCGTATATACGCTTACCGTACCGCCGCGATCAGAACCAAATGGGTGATACTTATCCTTTTCGGTCTGGGCGCTCTGGCGCTTTGGTCGGGCAGCGAAGCGGTGCTTCCGGCATATCTTGTTGGCATTGTTCTGGCCGAATTCTCGAATGGCGATACTTTTTGGATTCGGCGACTGCGGACTTTGACTGTTGGATTCCTCACACCGTTCTATTTCATTCGCGCTGGGACGTTCGTTTCATTGCCAGCCCTTGCTTCGGCCCCGATTGTTTTCCTGGTATTGCTGGGGAGTAAGGTGTTATCGAAGATATTCGGGTTATATCCAGTTATTGGACAGTTCCGGCGCAGACGCGACGAGCGATGGTATTACACCTTGATGATGTCCACAGGGCTGACCTTTGGTACAATTTCCGCCTTGTATGGTTTCTCGCATGGCATCGTGACTCAGGGACAATACTCTTTCCTTGTAGCAGTCGTCATCGCGAGCGCCGTCGTTCCTACACTCATCGCCGGACTTGCTTTTCTGCCCCGGCATCTCCTGCCGCCCGAACCCGACAAACAGGTAATAGCCGCACCGCTCGAAAATGACGTGAGTGAAGAGGGGTAACAGCACATGGCACAATTGCGTTGGTCTAAAGGAGAGGGCGACATAGAAGGAGGCCAGAGGAGGACAGCTCTGCTGTTTATCCTTAGGGGATTAGTGAGGAGGCAAAAAGGGTTCTGAAGTTCTGGGATGTAATCTCTGCGACCTCTTCAAAGGATGTATCTTTAAGGGAAGCTATCATTTCCGCTACATACCTTACAAAAGAAGGTTCATTTCTCTTGCCCCGGTAGGGAACCGGTGTGAGAAACGGGCAGTCGGTCTCAATCAGTATTTTTGAGAGGGAAAGTTTTTTTACTATTTCCCGAAGCTCTACAGCCTTTGGGAAAGTTATCGTACCGGGGATGGAAATATAAAACCCCATATCAATACAACTCTTCGCCATAGAGTAATCGCCTGAGAAACAGTGTATAATCCCCCCCAAATTCCTGGCGCCTTCTTCTTTCAGAATCTCCAGGGTCTCTTTATGGGCATTTCTATTATGGATTATAACAGGAAGCTTCAACTCATTGGCCAGGTTGATCTGTTCCCGAAATCTCTTGATTTGAATACCCTTTGGAGAGAGATTACGATAGAGATCGAGGCCAATCTCTCCAAAAGCAACTACTTTTTTGTTATTGGCAAGTGACTTTAAAACCGTATAGGTGTTTTCGTTAATATCTTTTGCATCATGGGGATGGATACCTATGGATGCATATATAAAATCGTAAGAGTCTGCCAGTTCTATAGCCTCGCTGCATGACTCCGAATTGATCCCAATGGTAAGAATATAGTCTATCCCGCTCTCCTTTGCCCTTTTAATAACCTCACTTCGATCATTATCAAATTCAGGCAAATCCAGATGGGCGTGAGAATCTACTAACATGCGGAACCTTCTATCAAAAAATATAAGCGGTCAGCGATCAGCAAACAGCCAACAGCAAGATACGCTATAATAAGCAAGGCGAAGGGGTAAAGGATTTGTTTTTTACTGAGACCGGATGACTAACAGCTGAACACTTACTTAAAAATCTGCCCTACTTGCACTGTCAGCCATTGCTTTGATATGGCAGGTATCATTTATCACAGAGATAATAAATCCTCTCTCCGAGCTGTCGAATATATTTATTGCACATGTATCCTGCCTTATGCGCCAGAAATGTTGATTGGTCAGCCCCAGTACGGCACACAGAATAACCTTATTTACCACCCTGTGTGAAGCAATTGCGACGACCTCATTTTCATGACTGGTAAGTATGTTATTTAGTGCTCCCATAGACCGGAGTTTCACATCATCCAGACTTTCACCATCAGGCGTTTTAACATTGTGAGGTTCTTTTTGCCATTTATCATAAAGCTCCTTATATTCTTCCTTCACCCTGTCATGGGGCATCCCCTGCCACTTTCCAAAGTCAATATCGATAAAGCCTTCTGCCTCTTTTATCGAGAGGTAGGGGTGAGACCTGCCGATGGCATTAGCTGTCTCCATCGCCCTGCTCAAAGGACTTGAATAAATTGCATCTATCCTGTAATTACCAAGGGCTTCACCGGTTGCCCTTGCCTGCTCAAGCCCCACAGAGTTAAGGGGCACATCAATCCTTCCTCGAAATACCTGCTGTTTGTTCCAATCGGTCTCTCCATGTCTAACGAGGATTATTCTTGTCATGTTGTTTTATCTCTCCCCTATAAAATTGATGGCTTCGTAAAAAGTATCAGGTACTTTAGCATTCAATCCATTCACTGTCAAATAGTTATTTGTACTGAAAAAATACCTTGACTTGGAAAAAGGAGCAGGTATATTTAAAGCACTACCTTCAACAAAGGGGGGTATAGAATATCTATATTAAGGGAGGTCATAAGAAATGGCTTGGACAAAGTGGAAAACTGTAGCTGGTTTTGATTTTAAAGACATTATTTATGAGAAGAAGTACCATAAGGAACTGGAAGGTGGAATAGCCAGAGTAACGATCAACCGTCCAGACAAACTCAATTCTTTTACCAATTTGACCCAGGATGAAATGTTCAGAGCAGTGGATGATGCCAGCCATGATTCTCTGATTGGTGCGGTAATTATTACAGGTGCAGGGGATAAGGCATTCAGTACGGGTGGTGATGTCGGCTGGGAGGCCACCGGTCTAAGAGAGCAATTTTACTGGAGATACCCCCCCAATCAAATTGTTAGAATGTGCCGAAAACCGACCATTGCGGCGGTAAAAGGGTGGGCTATTGGAGGGGGACATCACTTAGCCTATGTGTGCGATTTTACTATAGCAGCAGATAACGCCAAATTTGGGCAGAATGGACCCCGGGTTGCCAGCCCGGCTGATGGTTATCTTGTTGCATACCTGACAAGGGTTGTGGGAGCCAAAAAGGCAAGGGAAATGTGGATGCTCTGCAGACGCTACAATGCCCAGCAGGCACTAGAGATGGGACTGATAAATACTATAGTGCCCTTGGATAAACTTGATGAAGAGGTGGATAAATGGTGTGAGGAAATCCTGTCGTTGAGCCCTGGTTGTCTGGAAATCCTAAAGGCAAGCTTCGATATGGATATTGACTACATGTCTGGTTCATACGGTCAGATGTCAAGGCTAATGTATCCTGATTGGTTTGATAGTGCGGAGTGTAAAGAGGGACCCAAAGCGTTTATGGAAAAGAGGAAGCCCGATTTCTGGAAGATCAGAAAGACAGAGATTAAAGCGAGGAAAAAGCTTTAATTATCTACTGATCAGGCATTACAGGGGTTTTATTTTTAAGCCCCTTTAATGCCTTTATTTTTCACCATTGAGTATAAAATCTATTCCAACCTGAAAAGGATTCATACCCAAGTCTTTTTGAAAGGATATATAAATGGAGTATTACTCCAAAAGACAGCATCTTTCCTTTGGACCTTCAATGACCCCTACTGTTAAGAAGCTTTTAATCATATCAGGGGCAGTTTTCTTGCTTCAAACGATAGTTGGTCAGCAGATGAACCTGATTTTTGGATTGGTTCCTGCTATGGTATGGCATGAATATTTTCTTTGGCAATTAGGGACATATATATTCCTCCACGGAGGGTTTTTTCATTTATTATTTAATCTCTTTGCCCTCTGGATGTTTGGCTGTGAATTTGAAAGATACTGGGGTTCCAGGGTATTTCTAAGATACTTTTTTATTACCGGCATTGGTGCCGCAATATGCACTGTGCTTATAACCCCTAACCTCTTTATTCCCACTATTGGAATGTCTGGAGTGATCTATGGTATCCTTTTAGCCTATGGTTGGTTTTTTCCTAACCGCATTATTTATATTTATCTGTTCTTTCCCATAAAGGCAAAATACTTTGTTATGATATTCGGGGCTATTGAGCTCTATGCATCCATAGCTGGAACTGGTGGAGGCATTGCCCACATTACTCATCTTGGGGGGATGGTTTTTGGTATAATATACCTGAATTACCATAGAATATGGGGATTTTTATACCAGTACTATATGAGATGGAAGTGGTCAAGGCTTAAGAGGCGCTATAAAGTCATAAATGGTGGGAAAGATAGTGATAAGACCTTCCATTAACGATGGACTCCTACTAAGTCAAAATTGGGATGATAAAGGAGTATGGACTTTCCTTTCAGGAGGGGTTAGCCCTGATATAAATGACAAAGATTAAAATCTGTGGAATAACCAATATAGAAGATGCTATCCGGGCAGTAAACCTTGGGGCTGATGCCCTGGGTTTTGTGTTTTATAAAGACAGCCCCCGTTATATTCGAGAAGACACAGCTAGGGAAATAACTCGTGAGCTTCCACCATTCGTATCCTCGGTAGGGGTATTCGTTAATGAAAAAGAGGATAGAGTAAGGGAGATCAGTGAAAGTTGTTCTATAGACATTCTCCAGTTCCATGGTAATGAATCACCGGATTTTTGTTCTCATTTCGACAAAAAAGTGATAAAAGCATTCAGTATTAATAACAGAAAGTGTCTTGAGGTTATTCCCTCTTATCAGGTAAGCGCTGTATTACTCGATACATATTATGAAGAAATCTATGGAGGCGGCGGGAGAGCTTTCAATTGGGAACTCGCCTCTGAGGCAAAAAGATTTGCCAGCAGAGTTATCCTTGCAGGAGGGCTTAATCCCGCCAATGTCATGAAAGCAATCCAAATGGTAGAACCCTATGGAGTGGATGTAAGCAGTGGGGTTGAATCTAAACCAGGCAAAAAGGATCCTGTTAAGTTAGAAAAATTTATAAAAATAATTAAAAAGGCTTATAAGCAGTAGAAGGGATAACGATATGTTACCTGATAAAAAGGGGCATTTTGGGATATATGGAGGGAGATATGTAGCAGAGACTCTAATGCCCGCCCTCTTAGAATTAGAGGAATCATACTACAGGTACAGGGACGATAGAGAATTTCAAGAGGAGCTTAACTACTATCTCAGGGAATATGTCGGACGAGAAACCCCTCTATATCTGGCCGAAAGACTAACCCAAAGACTGGGAGGTGCCAAGGTCTATCTTAAAAGAGAGGACCTATGTCATACCGGTGCTCATAAGATAAACAACACTCTGGGGCAGATCATTCTGGCTAAGAAGATGGGCAAAACTCGTATTATAGCAGAAACCGGCGCAGGTCAACATGGGGTAGCCACTGCAACTGTAGCTGCTATGTTTGGACTGGAATGCGAGATATACATGGGCATGGAGGATATAAAGCGTCAGTCATTAAATGTCTTTCGGATGAAGCTATTGGGTGCCAAGGTGCAGCCCGTCTCGTCCGGGACTAATACATTAAAAGACGCAATGAACGAGGCGATGCGGGATTGGGTTACCAATATATACAATACTTTTTATATTATTGGTTCCGTAGCAGGTCCCCACCCATACCCTATGATGGTTAGAGATTTTCAAAGCGTAATTGGCAGGGAAACAAAAAGGCAGATATTAGAGGTGGAGAAACGATTGCCAGACCATCTAATTGCCTGTGTTGGTGGCGGAAGCAATTCAATGGGGTTGTTTTATCCATTTAAAGATGATAAAGAGGTAGAAATGGTTGGGGTGGAGGCCGCTGGATTCGGTATTAATACAGGCAAGCACGCAGCTTCTATAATGGATGGAAGCGTTGGTGTCCTCCACGGAAGTAAAACCTATCTCCTGCAGGATGAAAACGGTCAGATCAAGCATACCCATTCCATTGCTGCTGGTCTGGATTATCCCGGGGTAGGTCCTGAACACAGCTACTTCCAAGACATAGGCAGAGTAAAATATTCTTCTGTCACTGATAAAGATGCTCTCGATGGATTCAGGCTCCTGACCACAACCGAAGGTATCATACCTGCACTGGAAAGCGCTCATGCTATCGCCTATACAATAAAATTTGCCCCAAGACTCGACGAAGAGAAGGTTATAATCGTCAATCTATCAGGTAGGGGTGATAAAGATATGAATACAGTAGCCGAAGCCCTGGGGGTTTCACTATAATGACCAGAATAACCAGGGTTTTTCAAAGATTAAGTGCCAGTAATAGAAAGGCACTAATTCCGTATATTACTGCCGGAGACCCATCTCTGGATTTAACAAAGAAACTCATTTTTCAACTGGAGGAAAGCGGGGCAGACATCATCGAATTGGGCGTCCCTTTTTCTGACCCCATGGCAGATGGTCCCACAATACAACGTGCCTCAGAACGGGCATTGGCAAACAGTGTCTCCTTAAGAGATGTTCTGGATTTAGTTAGTGAAATACGGATGCATACAGAGATACCCCTCATACTATTCGGTTATTACAACCCTTTCTTTACTTATGGTGCTGAAAAATTTTCCAGAGATGCCAGAGAGGCTGGTGTAGATGGTGTACTTATAGTCGATCTTCCCCCTGAGGAAGTGGACGAACTAAAGGTTTATGTTGACAAGGATAACCTGGATATTATATTCTTGATAGCTCCTACTAGTAATAAAGATAGAATAAAACTAATTACAAATAAAGCCAGTGGATTTATTTACTATGTATCGGTTACCGGGGTCACGGGTGCAAGGAGCAATCTTAACAGTCGTATTGAGGAATACGTAGCCAAGGTTAAGGAGTTTACATGCCTTCCGGTAGGAGTAGGGTTTGGTATCTCAACCCCAGGGCAAGCCGGTAAAGTAGCTAGGTGGGCTGATGCAGTAATCGTAGGCAGCGCCATTGTAAAGATCATCGAAGAGAACTTAAATAGTCCCGATATGGTTAAAAAGGTAGGGCAATTCGTCAAAAGCCTGAAGGAAGGGATAGGATAAAAGGCTGGAGCAACCCGTAACACCCACTAAGGTGGAGAAACCTTTTAGTATTTAGGAGTAGACGTGAAGATAAAGGTACTTGGTTGTTATGGAGCGGAACTGAAGGATTTTCATAGTACAACATTCCTCATTAATGATACTCTACTTCTTGATGCCGGGACAGTAACATCTGCCTTAACCCTGAATGAGCAGATGAATATCCGCAGTATTCTGGTCACTCACTCTCACCTCGATCACACAAAGGATATCCTCTTCCTGGCTGACAATGTAATTGTAGGGGAAAATCACACCTCAGTAGAAATAATCAGTATTCCCGAAGTCATTGATAACCTAAAGTCTCATCTGTTGAACGATAAAATATACCCGGACTTTACCGTCCTCCCTACTATAGAAAAGCCCATCTTGCAGTTTAAGCCGATAAAAACAGGGGAGTTTATCTGTATTGCAGGGCTAACTGTCATTGCCATTCCTGTCAATCACGCAGTGGATGCTGTGGGCTATATAATCAGGGATAAAAAGAGCTCCATTGTATATACCGGTGATACAGGCACTACAGACAAGATTTGGGAAGAAGCCAATAAGTTACCGGACCTAAAAGCGGTATTTATAGAAACATCTTTCCCAAATCGTTTAAGTAA is from Thermodesulfobacteriota bacterium and encodes:
- a CDS encoding enoyl-CoA hydratase-related protein, whose translation is MAWTKWKTVAGFDFKDIIYEKKYHKELEGGIARVTINRPDKLNSFTNLTQDEMFRAVDDASHDSLIGAVIITGAGDKAFSTGGDVGWEATGLREQFYWRYPPNQIVRMCRKPTIAAVKGWAIGGGHHLAYVCDFTIAADNAKFGQNGPRVASPADGYLVAYLTRVVGAKKAREMWMLCRRYNAQQALEMGLINTIVPLDKLDEEVDKWCEEILSLSPGCLEILKASFDMDIDYMSGSYGQMSRLMYPDWFDSAECKEGPKAFMEKRKPDFWKIRKTEIKARKKL
- a CDS encoding cation:proton antiporter, translated to MEQIFIIASLWLGLAVTSAIIAYHLRVSIALVEICVGVITAAVAASFGKTEDLGSNLEWVRFLASSGAVLLTFLAGAELEPDVIRTKLKEVTVVGLIGFIAPFMGCAVIARYLLGWGLQASLLCGVALSTTSMAVVYAVMLETGFNRTDFGKGILGACFINDLGTVIALGLLFAPFTYKTVIFIAVTAFILAILPFTSRFLTRIYAYRTAAIRTKWVILILFGLGALALWSGSEAVLPAYLVGIVLAEFSNGDTFWIRRLRTLTVGFLTPFYFIRAGTFVSLPALASAPIVFLVLLGSKVLSKIFGLYPVIGQFRRRRDERWYYTLMMSTGLTFGTISALYGFSHGIVTQGQYSFLVAVVIASAVVPTLIAGLAFLPRHLLPPEPDKQVIAAPLENDVSEEG
- the trpB gene encoding tryptophan synthase subunit beta: MLPDKKGHFGIYGGRYVAETLMPALLELEESYYRYRDDREFQEELNYYLREYVGRETPLYLAERLTQRLGGAKVYLKREDLCHTGAHKINNTLGQIILAKKMGKTRIIAETGAGQHGVATATVAAMFGLECEIYMGMEDIKRQSLNVFRMKLLGAKVQPVSSGTNTLKDAMNEAMRDWVTNIYNTFYIIGSVAGPHPYPMMVRDFQSVIGRETKRQILEVEKRLPDHLIACVGGGSNSMGLFYPFKDDKEVEMVGVEAAGFGINTGKHAASIMDGSVGVLHGSKTYLLQDENGQIKHTHSIAAGLDYPGVGPEHSYFQDIGRVKYSSVTDKDALDGFRLLTTTEGIIPALESAHAIAYTIKFAPRLDEEKVIIVNLSGRGDKDMNTVAEALGVSL
- a CDS encoding histidine phosphatase family protein; its protein translation is MTRIILVRHGETDWNKQQVFRGRIDVPLNSVGLEQARATGEALGNYRIDAIYSSPLSRAMETANAIGRSHPYLSIKEAEGFIDIDFGKWQGMPHDRVKEEYKELYDKWQKEPHNVKTPDGESLDDVKLRSMGALNNILTSHENEVVAIASHRVVNKVILCAVLGLTNQHFWRIRQDTCAINIFDSSERGFIISVINDTCHIKAMADSASRADF
- a CDS encoding TatD family hydrolase; translation: MLVDSHAHLDLPEFDNDRSEVIKRAKESGIDYILTIGINSESCSEAIELADSYDFIYASIGIHPHDAKDINENTYTVLKSLANNKKVVAFGEIGLDLYRNLSPKGIQIKRFREQINLANELKLPVIIHNRNAHKETLEILKEEGARNLGGIIHCFSGDYSMAKSCIDMGFYISIPGTITFPKAVELREIVKKLSLSKILIETDCPFLTPVPYRGKRNEPSFVRYVAEMIASLKDTSFEEVAEITSQNFRTLFASSLIP
- a CDS encoding phosphoribosylanthranilate isomerase, yielding MTKIKICGITNIEDAIRAVNLGADALGFVFYKDSPRYIREDTAREITRELPPFVSSVGVFVNEKEDRVREISESCSIDILQFHGNESPDFCSHFDKKVIKAFSINNRKCLEVIPSYQVSAVLLDTYYEEIYGGGGRAFNWELASEAKRFASRVILAGGLNPANVMKAIQMVEPYGVDVSSGVESKPGKKDPVKLEKFIKIIKKAYKQ
- a CDS encoding rhomboid family intramembrane serine protease: MEYYSKRQHLSFGPSMTPTVKKLLIISGAVFLLQTIVGQQMNLIFGLVPAMVWHEYFLWQLGTYIFLHGGFFHLLFNLFALWMFGCEFERYWGSRVFLRYFFITGIGAAICTVLITPNLFIPTIGMSGVIYGILLAYGWFFPNRIIYIYLFFPIKAKYFVMIFGAIELYASIAGTGGGIAHITHLGGMVFGIIYLNYHRIWGFLYQYYMRWKWSRLKRRYKVINGGKDSDKTFH
- a CDS encoding 3',5'-cyclic-nucleotide phosphodiesterase; protein product: MKIKVLGCYGAELKDFHSTTFLINDTLLLDAGTVTSALTLNEQMNIRSILVTHSHLDHTKDILFLADNVIVGENHTSVEIISIPEVIDNLKSHLLNDKIYPDFTVLPTIEKPILQFKPIKTGEFICIAGLTVIAIPVNHAVDAVGYIIRDKKSSIVYTGDTGTTDKIWEEANKLPDLKAVFIETSFPNRLSKLAEISGHLTPLMLKDQLDKLKNPDLSILVFHMKPQHLPELEHDLAEIKNRRIVILKQGEVFNV
- the trpA gene encoding tryptophan synthase subunit alpha, with the translated sequence MTRITRVFQRLSASNRKALIPYITAGDPSLDLTKKLIFQLEESGADIIELGVPFSDPMADGPTIQRASERALANSVSLRDVLDLVSEIRMHTEIPLILFGYYNPFFTYGAEKFSRDAREAGVDGVLIVDLPPEEVDELKVYVDKDNLDIIFLIAPTSNKDRIKLITNKASGFIYYVSVTGVTGARSNLNSRIEEYVAKVKEFTCLPVGVGFGISTPGQAGKVARWADAVIVGSAIVKIIEENLNSPDMVKKVGQFVKSLKEGIG